In Streptomyces sp. NBC_01231, the sequence GCACCACCCGCGACCCGGCGACTCCCTACCGCTGGGCCCGCGCCCTGGCCGCCCAGCTCTCCTCGGCCCGCCTCCTCACCTACAAGGGCGACGGCCACACCGCCTACGGCCGGGGGAGCGCCTGCATCGACTCCACGATCAACGCGTACCTGCTCCGCGGCACCCCTCCGACGGACGGAAAGCGCTGTTCCTAGCCCCGAGAACGGCCTGCCCGAAGCATGCCGGCACCGGCCCGCCGCCTGCCTCCCGCCCGCCCCCCGCCCCGGGGACCCCGCCTCCGGGGCTGGTTCGGAGCACCCTCGGAAACTGTGTAGACTTACCCGCGTTGCTGATCGCACCATGGTGTCGACAGCGCGCCGCCTTAGCTCAGATGGCCAGAGCAACGCACTCGTAATGCGTAGGTCTCGGGTTCGAATCCCGAAGGCGGCTCTGTGGAAGCCTCAGGACTCACTCGCCGTGACCTGGGGCTTTTGCTTTTTCTTGGCTTTTCCTCGCGGTGCCCACCCGGTCTGGTGGCCGCCGCTGGAGGGCGCCGGTGGACAACCGGTGGACAAGCGTGCAGCAGGTGTGCAGAGCGGTGGACGGACGAGCCTGCGAGTAGAGGACCGTCGTGCCAGTTGCCAACGGGCGGCACGGCTGCGTGTGTCGGCAGTCGGCGACGGTGACGTTGGAGGGTTTCCATAAAATGGGGGAGCGGCGACGGCGTTTGGTGAAGAACCGGCCAGGGGCTTTACTACGGGGGAGCCGGTCGTGATCATTGTGCGCTTCGATGCCGGCGTCGGGGACTTTATCCTCGACGTCCTGGCTTCGTTCACGATGGCCTCCCGCCAGGTGGTGTAGGGGATCAAGGCACCGGAATCCGTAGGCCAGAGACGGTGACCCCGCCCTGTCGGGCGTCCAACTCGCCTCACCGCGACCGAGGATGCCGTCCGTCAGCCCCAACAGGTAACCCAAAGCGTTCCCGCCCGGAACAAGACTGAGCGACGATGACGGGATGACGATTAGACGTGTGGTGGCAGTCGTGACGTGCGTCGTGGTCGCAGTCTTGGGATGGGTGTTCGCTGTCTCGCAATGGGAGACAGCGAACCGGATCGCGACGGTAGCCTCCGCGTTGGCGGGGGTCGCGGCGGTAGGCATCGGGATCTGGGCTGCGCTCGCCAGCGCCAGCCAAGCAGGCATTGTCGTGCGCGATACCAGTGCCGCCAAGACAGCAGGAGCTGGTAACGCGGTTACTGGATACCAAGCGCGCAGGTCCGCAGGCCCCGTCACTGTAGAGAGGACCGGTAACGCCGAGGCATCAGGGGAAGGCGACGCAATCAGCGGATACAGCGGGAAGTAACATCAGTAGGGGCGGTGCAGTGAAACGGCGGGGTATCGAGGTTCGGGAAACGGGTTCAGCCACTTCCGGGCCGTACGGCATGTCGATTAGCGGCTACGTCCGCAAACTCTGGGTGTGGCGCGGCATCACCATCAACAAGGCGCCCACTGCGGACGCGGCGGTCCGCGCGGCTCTCGCCGTCGACCGCATACAAGCCCAGCGCGACGCCGCTGATGCATTCGACAAGGCCGCTACCGATGTTCTACGAGACGCTCGTATGGCAGCTACTGAGAGAGCATGCCTGCCGGAGTCCTGGCCGAGTGTTGAAGACGCGCTCAACACTCTCGACAGCACGGGTCCCGAGGAGGTCTTGAAGGCCGCCCGTACCGTCCGTCTACTCCTCAGCCTGCTACCGGACTCTGCAGCGTGCTGCGCTGCAATCTCCCACCTCAACGCCGAGGAACGAACCGCCCTCGACGAAGTCGCGATCGCGGTCCAATGGGCTGAGGGGGACATCAATGCGCACGTGCACATTGCTGAAGAGCGGGCCCATGACGCGATGGAATGCGTTCAGCGAATGGGAGGTGGCTTCCTGTGGGTGCATCTACGCGAAGGGCTCCTCCTCAAAGATATGGGGCCGCGCTACCAAAGAGCTATCGGGGAAGCAGACGTAGCGTTGCGGGATTTTCGATCGCTGGTCCGTCAGCTCCTCAACGGCAGCGAAAGAGATTGATCGCTGCCAGATGAGCGGCACACAAACTGACTTCGGAGACAGGGCCACCATGGAAGGCCGGGCCATGTTCGGGATGCTCAGCGTGCTCGCGGAGCTCCAGAGAGAGCTGATCGTGGCGAACACGAACGACGGGCTCGCCTCCGCGCGGGCCCGCGGCCGGGTCGGTGGGCGCCAGCCGAAGCTCACAGCCGACCAGGCTGAGCTCGCCCAGCAGCTCTACGACGCCCGGGAGAAGACCGTCCAGCAGATCGCCGACATGTTCAGCGTGCCCCGTTCCACGGTGTACGGGCACCTCGACAAGGCCAAGACCGTTCCCCGCCAGCCGAAGAAGACGACGACCGGCAAGTGCTGATCGCTTCCGGCGGGCATATGTTGCCAGCGACGGAGCTAGGGACCGTCGGCCGCTATCATTGACCTCCCAGCCGCTCCGTTGCGGCGGCTGCGGCCCAGTCGAACGGCCCGTGACCGTGCGGCGATAACGGCCCGAAGGTGCCCCGCATCAACAAGGCGAACTCCACCAACGCGTCTCCCCGAACAGGCGCGCAGGATCACGGGATCGGTGCGCCGGAAGCTGGGACAGCCGTGGTGAAGCATCACGCTCGGAAGAATGAAGCCCGTCGGCGACGCGAGACGACCGGTGAGGGCCACCAGGCCGCCGTACGAGCCCTCGCGAAGGCCGCCTCGGAACAGCAGCCGAAGATGTATGTCTTCGACATCCCCGCGCCAGACCTGGGCGAGAGCGAGCCGTGCCCCGTGTGCGCCGGTCGCGGAAGCAAGCCGGGTGAGCAGGCGATGGTGCCCGCCCAAC encodes:
- a CDS encoding recombinase family protein, encoding MSGTQTDFGDRATMEGRAMFGMLSVLAELQRELIVANTNDGLASARARGRVGGRQPKLTADQAELAQQLYDAREKTVQQIADMFSVPRSTVYGHLDKAKTVPRQPKKTTTGKC